In Drosophila ananassae strain 14024-0371.13 chromosome 3R, ASM1763931v2, whole genome shotgun sequence, the DNA window TATTAAATCCTAAACTTATAACAATTCTATTACAGGTCTAGTAATTTACTGGAAAGATGGATGTAAAAAATGATCAATCGAATCTAATATTCTGTGAGTATCTTCGTAATCAACTATTAACTAATCCTAAAAGGATTTTTTTATTGGCTGCATCGATTTAAGGATAATCAGATTTGaattaaatatacatacatgtaTTTCCATCAAAAGAGTTAATTAGGGGATGCAATAATTACCTCCTGTAGGGTAGCTCCTCCTTTCTTATCATCCGAGTTCAATCAAGGTTTTTTACTGAATCATTTCTACTTGCTACTTAATACGATGGAAGCAATCGTCCTGCACATAACAAGTTGCCTCACAAAGTATTCCAACTTTAAAAGTGTTGATAGAACAACAACTTGGTGAGAGCCGCCACATTCCCCAAGGATGCGGGGAAAAGGCTGTGGAGGCATTGCAGCGGATCTAGTGCAGAGCAAACAAACAGCAAATAGGCACAAGGACCTCCTTAGTTGTGGCTTAGTCCGATTGCTTTGTTTTGCCATTCGGAAGCTGCAAAGTGTGCCGCATTTGCTTTCGCTTTTCCCCAACTTAAATTAGCTAATTCACCCTCTACTAAATCACAAACGGAATCCACAAATTTAATCCTGTGGCTGGCCTCACAATTTTTGGCACGCTTTGGCCAAACTTTCTGACGCGTGGAAATCGCGGAAACTTCTGCATGAGTGCATGGCGAAAATTTACGCGAAATTTAAGTAAAAGGCTCTTACAAAAAagggttcttttttttttcttattaaaacaGTCTTTACAACACATCTATGTATTTCAGTTTTTATTGCATTCGTTTTAATAAAATCACTTTCTATATTAAAGGTAAAGGAATCAAGGAGCTGAGTCCTAAACCCCCACCCGCATCGATTCTCATTACCTACTACATGAGTCCTGTCGAATTTTGCTACATAAGCTGCCAGAATGTGAGGGACTCGGCCCGAATGTTGAGGAACCTGGAAAAGAATTTGGAGAAGTACTGCACACCTGAGAGGATGCAACAGAAGTATGAGTTGCAGGAGATCGTCATTGTCCGGTACTTGGCTTGGAATGAGCCGCGACTGATCAGGGGCCAAGTGATGGTGCAAAATGATGAGGAGTACCTGGTGTGGGTAGTGGACTATGGCTTCAGTCTTTCTTGCAAGAACACCGATCTGTGGCCACTGCCTAACCAATTATCAAAGGTTGTTTTTAAGATGAAAAGGGGTGGAGTGGCTTCTATCGTGCCCTACAATGGCAATGATTGGTCGGTCTCTGGCCGTCAACTCTTTGGCAAGCTTCTGGAGAACGCTACCGACCTCACATTCGAGGCCATGTATGAAGACGCTTCAAGGAATACATCTTATGGCAAGCTCACAATCAGATCTCCGGGTAATGAGGCCGAAATCGATGGTGCTGCCTTTTTGGTTGAGCGAAAGTGTGCCAGCACCCCGACCCAGATAGTCCCATTGGTCATGTCTAAGAACACTTGGGCGTTTGAGATGGCGGAGATTAATGATCGACTAATCAAGCCGAGCCACCGTGTGGCACAATTTTTCCAACTGGTTGATGATTTTGCACCACCTGTAGTCAAACCCGATACCAAGACCCATCTGTCTAAGCTCGTCAGGGACCAGGAGGTAACATTCGGAGACGTTCGCTTTAATTATGTCCAGGCTCTTGGCAAAACAGAGAAATGGTCCAAATATGGGAAAAACGAGCGCACATTGGCGAATCCTGAGATAATGGAAGAGTTCCTTTTGTGTCGCAATGAGTTCACAGTTCCTGCCACTGCCAAACGGCTCAGCAAGGTCAATACCCGCCAGGAGAACTCCGGAGCAAGTGGCTCTATCTGTGACGCTTTGAAGATTCCTGGAAGGCTAAACATTTTGGAATGTTACAGAGGATTGGATTCTACAGATGACTCTAAATCGAAACAGGACAATATttctaaatttaaaaatacacTTCCTTTCAATGTACCCACGTCTGTGCTTTTAAACTGTGGCCTTTCCCAAATAATCAAATCGGAACAACCCAAGCAAATTAAATCGTCATCCATATCCTCGCGGCTTATTTATTCGCCGTCTACCTCCGAGCAGTTGAAGGAGAGAACTGTGGGTGATATGCCCCAGACCACTGGAGGTCCTGCAGTAAACCCTGATGGTCAGGAAGCCAATGAAGGAATATCTTTAAGCAATTGCTTACTAGCCCATAGCTTGGAACCAACCACACCTATAAGGGAGTTTGAAAAGATGGCACTTTGCCACACAGTGAAAACAGCGTTGAAGGATCGTTTCTTCCACACCCTAATGCCGTTGCAGCAATACGCCTGGCCGCATCTATGCGCCGGAGGTTCCATGATCCTCGTTAACAGCAGTGTTACAGTTCGTACGTGGAGTTACCTGCCCGTACTTTGCTCCACCGTGCTGAACACTCTCAATTCGGCACCAACTTCAACTCGTTCCACAGCCGGGCCTTTAGCCATTCTGGTAACGGAGTCTCCGGCCAACGCCAGTACTCTCTTCAAAGAAATCTCCTATTTGATGCAGAACCAAGAGACACATTACACAAAAGTCGTCAACGGACACGCCTACTCCGAGCGTGACTTAATCTTTATGCTGCTCAATGGGTTTGGCATCCTGGTGACGACGCCACTGCAATTTCATTCCATAATTAAGGAAAAACTACATTTCATTGACAAGAACAGAGTGCTTTTCGTTGTCCTGGACGACATCCAGCCGATGCAAGTGGAGTACCCGGAAATAATGGATAATGTGATGCGGAGTCTGAACGATTTTAGAAATCCCAAAACGCAGATTATCATAATAACCCAGAAGTGGCAGTCAAGGCCGTTCCAAAAGCTGCTGAAATCCATCCCCAATCCTCTTATTCTATTCGGCGATTTTCTCGAGGCGGCCATGTACGGAAAACTGGCACTAACCTTGAATGTGCAGAGAGAGGATCAAAAGGACGGTGTATTGCTGTCGTTCCTGGCGTCACAGAAACCTCTGAGGAAGCTCACGATGATCTACTTTAAAAGTGAGAGCGAACTAGCAGGATATAAAACAATGCTAATTAAAGCCGGATACGATTGCATCGGAATTTCGAAGGCTGAGGATCAGGTAGGTCtcaaatatttcattaatcTAACAGTCTAATActcgcatttttattttcagcaaCCGCACCAGCTGCTATTGGTTAGCGACCAACTAGATGTCGCACAACTACCTGTCCGGAATATCGAGGTGCTCATACACAACAGTCTTCCAGTGTCCTGGACTAAGTTTTGCCATCGATTCCACGCCCAGGCGGACAACATTCCGAACTTGG includes these proteins:
- the LOC6496969 gene encoding putative ATP-dependent RNA helicase SoYb translates to MDVKNDQSNLIFCKGIKELSPKPPPASILITYYMSPVEFCYISCQNVRDSARMLRNLEKNLEKYCTPERMQQKYELQEIVIVRYLAWNEPRLIRGQVMVQNDEEYLVWVVDYGFSLSCKNTDLWPLPNQLSKVVFKMKRGGVASIVPYNGNDWSVSGRQLFGKLLENATDLTFEAMYEDASRNTSYGKLTIRSPGNEAEIDGAAFLVERKCASTPTQIVPLVMSKNTWAFEMAEINDRLIKPSHRVAQFFQLVDDFAPPVVKPDTKTHLSKLVRDQEVTFGDVRFNYVQALGKTEKWSKYGKNERTLANPEIMEEFLLCRNEFTVPATAKRLSKVNTRQENSGASGSICDALKIPGRLNILECYRGLDSTDDSKSKQDNISKFKNTLPFNVPTSVLLNCGLSQIIKSEQPKQIKSSSISSRLIYSPSTSEQLKERTVGDMPQTTGGPAVNPDGQEANEGISLSNCLLAHSLEPTTPIREFEKMALCHTVKTALKDRFFHTLMPLQQYAWPHLCAGGSMILVNSSVTVRTWSYLPVLCSTVLNTLNSAPTSTRSTAGPLAILVTESPANASTLFKEISYLMQNQETHYTKVVNGHAYSERDLIFMLLNGFGILVTTPLQFHSIIKEKLHFIDKNRVLFVVLDDIQPMQVEYPEIMDNVMRSLNDFRNPKTQIIIITQKWQSRPFQKLLKSIPNPLILFGDFLEAAMYGKLALTLNVQREDQKDGVLLSFLASQKPLRKLTMIYFKSESELAGYKTMLIKAGYDCIGISKAEDQQPHQLLLVSDQLDVAQLPVRNIEVLIHNSLPVSWTKFCHRFHAQADNIPNLVAPPTGHEKHITSLVLLDENNKKELIRLVDFLHLHGITPSKEIAQLAQSCHEEAVGSRPICPYYLNSGHCHLINCNKRHEFIKADMPEPGDPLMQPETEIRCKLIKTYDPAHLAMWPLQFKTKRDGCWIDVANHVSQWTLSLEMSKGELRKMHNPYRLNDVCVVIRNGQVQRVRIVDIPSRRPVVVQLMDHGSELLHIKPCELFECPDMKFANQPPMALNIRLSGVQPANSMGVWSGDSTKWTHNKLGNIGNNMHLQVTVDFALLNVIYVKEIVLIEECPRMRTSIYRVLLSKGLISKGFAKVMNTDLNPEAKSVEEREVQEVAELQTMKNSPKSKDSTSNTNSKETPSLSVKTYHSPIGAITKILAEAKSKIIEETPIQEVVEKDDKVVPAQKPIEVTLSVEEDQAEDQDQSLDYSFGNSNAFLSALLYQATTSPQETDNNPTEDNLVVKNNQTEDQSLDFPTENCNAFLRALLFEVATRSPSKKQDTKDLLSTLLEEDPIQEEPTKPKAVKALKLHKVAKKEPQEPSPEDVAASLRCAQTVDGTVNPKVKWHQDLSHITLVIEQKVPEYELVLENNSLVYMVSTISPRQCCILNLLGEVTIESEKQIGFYLHIKLAKVGLMQLWPSLLNSLYAQQNAPWLVYDTESDKEPELSKVMRLWDSFERRRADKEEDSSSDDDYASFDESDSAMCDDL